The genomic region CCATCCCGGTTGACCCACCTTGCAAAAAGAGGAATCTTTCCCTCACGAAGGAGATTCAATGCATTTCGCTACTCAACCAGCAAGATAGCTAAACCAGTTATTAATCCCCTGAAATGAAAAAATGTGGGTAATGGTTAGGGAGGGGGGACTAGGGGGTGTTCAGACAGAAAAAGTGACACCTACTAAATTGTTACAGTTACTTCTGGGGAGATGGTTCTCATTGATTTAGGCTTTTAAGGGGAATCTAGATGACTTATGGGAAAAAATCTAGTCAAGAAAACAGACGAAACTATCGATCCAACCAGAGACCAGAAAATTGGTTTCAAAGCGGCTTTATTGACCCTTTTCCTTTGTCTGCTGTGGGGTGGCAATGGGGTAGCAACAAAAATCAGTCTTCAAGGAATCCCACCCCTGGCTTTGGCAGGATTTCGTTTCGGTTTGGGATTTATATGTATTGCCTTATGGGCTTTATGGACCCATACCCCCTTACGGGTTCGATCTGGGGAACTCTATCCCCTGACCCTTGTTGGTCTTCTTTTTATCTTACAAATCAGCTTTTTAAATCTGGGTCTTGAGAGAACTCTGGTTATTTACTCGACCACTATTTTTAGTATTTATCCTTTGATGATAGCTTTGCTGGCGCACTGTTTTATTCCCGGAGATCAACTGGTTATTCGAAATTTCCTGGGGTTTGTCATCGCTTTTTTGGGGATTATAGTTCTGTTCGTAGGAAAATTCCATCCGGAGAGCAGGAATTTATGGCTCGGAAATCTTTTTACCTTATTCAGCTCACTCTGTTTGAGTATCCTGTTTGTTTATACGAAAAAGATTATGCGAGGGATTAATCCTGTAAAGCTCCTTTTTTGGCAGATGGTCTATGGGGTTCCCGGTTTTTTCCTGTTAAGTTTCTTCCTGGAAAAGAGGTTAGATCCTTCTCTACTGACCTCCAAAGTCATTGGAGCGCTCTTATATCAGGGGGTCATAGTGGCAGGATTCTGTTTTATAGGTCGAAATCTTTTATTAAAACGTTATCCGGCCAGCAAACTCTCTGCTTTTTTCTTTACCAACCCTCTTTTTGGAATTATTTTAAGTGTTTTAATTTTGCATGAACCCATCACCCGGCAGCTTCTGGTGGGAGGTAGTTTAATAGCCTGTGGGATTTATCTGGCAAACTCCAGGTAAAGGGAGAATAAAATTAAGATCCAGCGTAGAATCAAAGATATGCAGGGAAAATTTAGAAAAATCCTATTTATGGGAACCCCTGAATTTGCGGTTCCCAGTTTAGAACGACTTATCGAGCAGGGCTTCAAGCCTATAGCCGTGGTAACGCAACCTGATCGGCCTAGAGGCCGTGGTCAGAAGGTGCTTCCTTCTCCTGTAAAAGTAAAGGCTGAGGCCCATAGGATTAAGGTTTTACAGCCGGAAAAAATCCGGTCCCCGGAGGTACAGCAGGTTCTGGCAGAATTAGCCCCGGATCTTATTGTAGTTGTAGCTTATGGACAAATCTTGCCGGAATCAATTTTGAAAATTCCGCCTTATGGCTGTATCAACGTTCATGCCTCTTTACTGCCCAGGTATCGCGGAGCTGCTCCGATCCAATGGGCTATCATAAATGGGGAGACGGAGACCGGGGTTACGACCATGCTCATGGATAAAGGGATGGATACAGGACCTATTCTTTTACAAGAACGTGTTCCTATTGAACCGGAAGATACGGCCGGAAGCTTGCAGGATAAACTGGCCCTTCGAGGTGCCGATTTGCTCCTTCGAACTCTCCGGGCTCTGGAAGAGGGCACCCTTCATCCTCAACCCCAGGATCCCTCCCAGGCTACCTATGCTCCTTTATTGAAGAAGGAGGATGGATTATTGGACTGGAGGGATTCTGCCCAGCGGATCCATTGTAAAGTTCGAGGGTTAAATCCATGGCCCGGAGCCTATACCTATTTTAATGGAAAAATCTTGAAAATTTGGAAGACCCTTCTGGTTCCCCATTATGTAGATGAAACAGCTTCTCC from Candidatus Limnocylindrales bacterium harbors:
- the fmt gene encoding methionyl-tRNA formyltransferase, producing the protein MGTPEFAVPSLERLIEQGFKPIAVVTQPDRPRGRGQKVLPSPVKVKAEAHRIKVLQPEKIRSPEVQQVLAELAPDLIVVVAYGQILPESILKIPPYGCINVHASLLPRYRGAAPIQWAIINGETETGVTTMLMDKGMDTGPILLQERVPIEPEDTAGSLQDKLALRGADLLLRTLRALEEGTLHPQPQDPSQATYAPLLKKEDGLLDWRDSAQRIHCKVRGLNPWPGAYTYFNGKILKIWKTLLVPHYVDETASPPGTILEIRKGEGPLIKTGEGCIILTELQPENRRIMTGEEFCRGYRITPGIILGGKI
- a CDS encoding DMT family transporter, which gives rise to MGKNLVKKTDETIDPTRDQKIGFKAALLTLFLCLLWGGNGVATKISLQGIPPLALAGFRFGLGFICIALWALWTHTPLRVRSGELYPLTLVGLLFILQISFLNLGLERTLVIYSTTIFSIYPLMIALLAHCFIPGDQLVIRNFLGFVIAFLGIIVLFVGKFHPESRNLWLGNLFTLFSSLCLSILFVYTKKIMRGINPVKLLFWQMVYGVPGFFLLSFFLEKRLDPSLLTSKVIGALLYQGVIVAGFCFIGRNLLLKRYPASKLSAFFFTNPLFGIILSVLILHEPITRQLLVGGSLIACGIYLANSR